Below is a window of Verrucomicrobiota bacterium DNA.
GAGCACATGGTTGCCATCACGATCAGGGATCTCCATATGAAGACCGGTGACTGGGTCCGCAGGGCTGCCCGGCATGAGGGAATTGTGGTTCTCGACAGGAAGCATCCCGTGGCGAGGATTGTGCCTTTCAAGGAAGAGGAGTCGGGGGCGACCTTTGCCGATCGTAAGCTGGTACGAGGTTTCGCGAAGATGGCGCAACACAAGGGAGATTCGGCTGGATTTATCTCCGAGGATCGCGACCGGGCATGATGTATTTCGACACGGCCTATCTGGCCAAGTGCTATCTCAATGAGCATGGCAGCAAGGAGGTGCGGGATCTCGCGGCAGCTGGCGGGAAGATTGCCTGTTGTGAGTTCGGACGGATCGAGCTTGCGGCGACATTCCACCGCAATCTGCGTCAAGCGACGATCTCCTCCGCCGAGTTTCTTCTCCTCTGGAAGCAGTTCGATCTGGATGAAGGGAACCGCCTCTGGACTTGGCTCACCGTTAACCACGAGTTGTTTGCCGACGTGACAACACGTTTTCGCAAACTGGCGCCTTCTGTTTACCTGCGCTCAGCCGATGCCCTTCATCTTGCCTGCGCGGTGGAACACGGATTCCGGGAAATTCATAGCAA
It encodes the following:
- a CDS encoding type II toxin-antitoxin system VapC family toxin, which translates into the protein MMYFDTAYLAKCYLNEHGSKEVRDLAAAGGKIACCEFGRIELAATFHRNLRQATISSAEFLLLWKQFDLDEGNRLWTWLTVNHELFADVTTRFRKLAPSVYLRSADALHLACAVEHGFREIHSNDAHLLAAAKAFRIKGVNVVPPVK